One Thermococcus sp. M39 genomic region harbors:
- a CDS encoding AAA family ATPase codes for MWLQKIVVKNFKPYREKVEIPFDRSCSQLDKHIFVIYGDNGFGKTSLLDAIYWGLFGQKARKTHLLFNDKEAKKRKTEMFVELTFYDEVLDKTYVIFRKATKNGNTIHETLEVIVDGESIVGDPLYKQDYIEQHLIPYEISRFFFFDAEDVKTLAKEQGGEMVKDSVELLLGLKAIRESIEDLNSVREELEKQRKKYLKEEDKLQEIGQKLEEVSKKLKSYKEQYEKTEAELKKKRENMAQLRKELAEFGHEEIKKLTEKREQLESKLKVLMNEKEKIKKDLEELSANIHLLILKPELVSAKEKIEKKLKELQNKQEELRELSLRIRFLERLLEESRCPVCGRIPLDMDIQILKMELEELKKEYPLVSERLKGIEEEYSKYHHLHSQLIQKLENIKYLSTNDIYELRIKLREKEEEIADVQKQIKKISETLKNAGISLVSQIESKISDLQREIGRLEGEAKRLSNEIERLELEKRKLEKKLKIYTSKGSEFSEIEAKIDFVDTIKAALEEYLEVMVEKRRNDIIRTSSEIFLKLTNKKEEYVGFEFSSQNNYKFQIVCKDGSRPNMDTISYGEMEVVALSFILGLSKYSQIKAPIITDTLFGRLSPYVQENIAKLFSEMDNQIILLVLKDERPNGKTEIDLIAPIFKHKICKEFIIQRNQINRESSIFEGKVLVGD; via the coding sequence ATGTGGTTGCAGAAAATTGTTGTGAAAAATTTTAAACCTTATCGAGAAAAAGTCGAAATACCCTTTGATCGCAGTTGTTCTCAGTTAGATAAGCACATATTCGTAATTTATGGTGATAACGGATTTGGAAAGACTTCCCTATTAGATGCCATTTATTGGGGGCTTTTTGGACAAAAAGCTAGAAAAACCCATTTACTTTTTAACGACAAGGAAGCGAAAAAGAGAAAAACTGAAATGTTTGTTGAGTTGACATTTTATGATGAGGTTTTGGATAAGACATATGTTATATTTAGAAAAGCAACAAAAAATGGGAATACTATCCATGAAACTCTTGAAGTCATTGTTGATGGCGAGTCCATAGTTGGAGATCCACTTTATAAGCAAGACTATATTGAACAACACCTAATTCCTTATGAGATCAGTAGATTCTTCTTTTTTGATGCAGAGGACGTAAAAACGTTGGCTAAAGAGCAAGGGGGAGAAATGGTCAAGGATTCTGTAGAACTACTTCTTGGACTAAAGGCAATTCGGGAATCAATTGAAGATCTGAACAGTGTGAGGGAGGAGCTTGAAAAACAGAGAAAGAAATATCTCAAAGAAGAAGATAAGCTCCAAGAAATAGGACAAAAATTAGAGGAAGTGTCTAAGAAGTTGAAATCTTACAAGGAGCAGTATGAGAAAACTGAAGCAGAGCTTAAGAAGAAAAGAGAAAATATGGCACAGCTAAGAAAAGAGCTTGCTGAGTTTGGCCATGAGGAAATTAAAAAGTTAACAGAAAAAAGGGAGCAATTAGAATCAAAACTGAAAGTATTGATGAATGAAAAGGAAAAAATTAAGAAAGATCTCGAGGAGCTAAGTGCTAACATTCATCTTTTAATCCTCAAGCCAGAATTAGTAAGTGCCAAAGAAAAAATTGAAAAGAAATTAAAAGAGTTACAAAATAAACAAGAAGAATTAAGGGAATTAAGTCTCAGAATACGATTTTTAGAAAGACTTTTGGAAGAATCAAGATGCCCAGTATGTGGGAGAATACCATTGGACATGGATATCCAGATATTGAAAATGGAATTAGAAGAGTTAAAAAAGGAGTATCCTTTGGTTTCTGAGAGATTGAAGGGCATCGAAGAGGAATATTCCAAATATCATCATTTACATTCTCAGCTTATACAGAAGCTGGAAAATATTAAGTACCTTTCAACAAATGATATTTATGAACTTCGTATAAAGCTTCGTGAAAAAGAAGAGGAGATTGCTGATGTTCAAAAGCAAATAAAGAAGATCAGCGAAACGTTGAAGAACGCTGGAATATCTCTTGTTTCTCAAATTGAAAGTAAGATCTCGGACCTGCAGCGTGAGATAGGTAGGCTCGAAGGAGAAGCCAAGAGACTTTCTAATGAGATTGAAAGATTAGAGTTGGAAAAGAGAAAGCTCGAGAAGAAATTAAAGATATATACCTCAAAAGGATCTGAATTTTCGGAGATTGAAGCTAAAATTGACTTTGTTGACACTATCAAGGCAGCATTAGAAGAATACTTAGAAGTAATGGTAGAAAAAAGAAGAAATGACATAATAAGAACCTCCTCCGAAATATTCCTCAAATTAACAAACAAAAAAGAAGAATATGTGGGGTTCGAATTTAGTAGTCAGAATAACTATAAGTTCCAGATTGTATGTAAAGATGGTTCTAGACCTAATATGGATACAATCTCTTATGGAGAAATGGAAGTAGTTGCATTAAGCTTTATTCTTGGGCTCAGCAAGTATTCTCAAATTAAAGCTCCAATCATTACAGATACATTGTTTGGAAGACTAAGCCCATATGTTCAAGAAAACATAGCAAAATTATTCTCAGAGATGGATAACCAGATAATTCTTCTTGTTTTGAAAGACGAGAGACCGAACGGTAAGACTGAAATAGACCTTATAGCCCCAATATTCAAGCATAAGATTTGTAAAGAGTTTATTATTCAGAGAAACCAAATCAATAGGGAATCTTCGATTTTTGAGGGTAAAGTTCTGGTAGGTGATTGA
- a CDS encoding DEAD/DEAH box helicase, with the protein MAVTPFDAFGSDDPAKIVRRSPLGTVIFIDHNERYVEVKLIGRLGSGRFIFPHDGFSYEKGKLRIGGFSIKPGDIIVLDQPVDEIGMSRAYDILEAILNGKRHCIYEKLNAIYSVGRVEDANPFKISIWREDDIEEFLRKLEKVRNLNTEQKDFVRDVDNFLVTLQGPPGTGKTSGAIAPAILARAYSSVKRGRDALFLVTAVSHRAVNEALIRTAKLLEELKPTIPELENVELLRGLASEEAVESIKRELDGLNVGFVFEKLNFGGGQKTLGFFMSGRGSVRILFATPQTLVKLVDWEKADLVVVDEASMMDLPMFLLATAPAKGQVLLVGDHRQMQPIQVHEWELEDRKTIEEHLPFLSAINFVRFLRGELKGRELRRFEKLLGREPPEWAVDKDAVLPVHRLRITYRLPEASARLHTELFYRFDGIELVSGKKKDEKKLRLLEEVAKRNDWIGWVLDPRYPVVLIVHNDLSSTKMNELEAKLVAKLVEAIPEGLSVGVVVPYRAQKRLVKSYIGDRVDVDTVERFQGGERDVIIVSMTSGDPAYLMQVFDFIYDPNRLNVAASRTREKLIVIASGNIFTLSAYDLEQFEKLRPWKKFYLWMTRGEELRGENFRAFR; encoded by the coding sequence GTGGCCGTAACCCCATTTGATGCCTTTGGGAGCGATGATCCAGCTAAGATTGTGAGGCGCTCCCCACTGGGCACCGTAATATTCATAGACCACAATGAGAGGTATGTGGAGGTCAAGCTTATAGGAAGACTCGGAAGCGGGAGGTTCATATTCCCCCACGATGGCTTCTCCTACGAGAAGGGCAAGCTGAGGATAGGTGGATTTTCCATAAAACCCGGAGATATTATAGTCCTCGACCAACCCGTTGATGAGATTGGCATGTCAAGGGCTTATGACATTTTGGAAGCCATACTGAATGGGAAGAGGCATTGCATATACGAGAAGCTGAACGCCATTTACTCGGTCGGTAGGGTTGAAGATGCCAACCCGTTCAAAATAAGCATCTGGCGAGAGGATGACATTGAAGAGTTCTTGAGAAAGCTGGAGAAAGTTAGAAACCTCAACACAGAGCAAAAGGATTTTGTAAGAGATGTCGATAACTTCCTTGTCACTCTCCAGGGACCGCCCGGCACGGGCAAAACGTCTGGAGCAATAGCTCCCGCAATACTTGCCAGAGCGTACTCCTCCGTGAAGCGGGGCAGGGATGCGCTCTTTCTCGTTACTGCAGTTTCTCACAGGGCTGTAAATGAGGCTCTGATAAGGACGGCCAAGCTTCTGGAAGAGCTCAAGCCCACAATTCCAGAGCTAGAAAATGTGGAGCTTCTTAGAGGCTTGGCCAGTGAGGAAGCCGTGGAAAGCATTAAAAGAGAGCTTGATGGGCTCAACGTTGGGTTCGTTTTTGAGAAGCTGAACTTTGGCGGGGGCCAGAAGACCTTGGGCTTCTTCATGTCCGGCAGGGGGAGTGTTAGGATACTCTTTGCAACGCCCCAGACCCTTGTGAAGCTGGTGGACTGGGAGAAGGCGGATTTGGTCGTGGTTGATGAGGCCAGCATGATGGATTTACCTATGTTTCTCCTAGCGACTGCTCCAGCTAAGGGGCAGGTTCTCCTTGTTGGAGATCACAGGCAGATGCAGCCAATACAGGTTCACGAGTGGGAGCTCGAGGACAGGAAGACGATAGAAGAGCATCTTCCCTTCCTTTCAGCTATAAATTTTGTCCGCTTCCTTAGAGGCGAGCTCAAGGGTAGAGAACTTAGGAGGTTCGAGAAACTGCTGGGCAGGGAACCGCCGGAGTGGGCTGTTGATAAGGACGCTGTACTGCCAGTCCACAGGCTCAGGATAACCTACAGACTTCCTGAGGCATCAGCAAGGCTACATACTGAGCTTTTCTACCGCTTTGACGGCATAGAGCTTGTGAGCGGAAAGAAAAAGGATGAGAAGAAGCTGAGATTGTTGGAGGAAGTAGCCAAAAGAAATGATTGGATTGGCTGGGTTCTTGACCCACGCTATCCGGTGGTGCTCATTGTGCACAATGATTTGTCCTCAACAAAGATGAACGAGCTGGAAGCAAAGCTTGTGGCGAAGCTTGTTGAAGCTATCCCCGAGGGACTTAGTGTTGGAGTGGTAGTCCCTTACAGGGCTCAGAAGAGGCTCGTGAAGTCATATATCGGTGATAGGGTTGATGTTGACACTGTGGAGAGGTTCCAGGGAGGGGAGAGGGACGTGATAATTGTCTCGATGACCTCTGGCGACCCGGCGTACTTGATGCAGGTTTTTGACTTCATTTACGATCCGAACAGGCTTAACGTTGCTGCGAGCAGGACGAGGGAGAAGTTGATTGTGATAGCTTCGGGGAATATCTTCACGCTGTCGGCTTATGACCTCGAGCAGTTCGAGAAGCTGAGGCCGTGGAAGAAGTTCTATCTGTGGATGACGAGAGGAGAAGAGCTGAGAGGAGAAAACTTCAGGGCATTCAGATGA
- a CDS encoding DEAD/DEAH box helicase family protein has protein sequence MNKQNLMNTGNFRDLSLKKRYTSLDNTLVDFFIPVIANSKYYYRASGYFSSSVLAAAARGLVYFINNGEKMYLITGVFLSKDDVEAIKEGLKTPPEVLEEKLLEELRNANLESLIIRKRLEVLAWLVSKGKLEIKLAIPHDISSAEDYSENKAIWHSKFAIFEDFNGNKLHIEGSINETAKGWIDNAESFSVHRSWIDEEKEYIASAEEEFWATWNNENPKVRTYTIPEAVKKELIKIAPSEIKDIVDPEEVLIKYPVSGSQITPWPHQEEAIQAWYRNHRRGILSMATGSGKTLTALFAVKRLPEDTFIVLLVPSKELVIQWIREIRRVFVNVPIIICSSQNPNWKIFLREFIWAYQKKRGKKFIIATIRSASSDTFIELINQELGGNYVLVVDEVHRLGARKSRRIMRELDPALGRLGLSATPVRIWDDVGTKMIMDYFGGIIYEYSLKDAIRDKRIVPYEYHVEIVPLTEEELYQYKEISRKIYSTYRRILAKYNLPENTSLREILDILEDKSEAMLLQNLLLKRAKIIKKAENKIQKTIEIIEKNRDKLGRCLIYCQDTEQLNILAKEMAKRGYKFLKYLGVQEKEKRVEHLRLFEEGVVKFLLSIRCLDEGIDIPASDSAIILASSTNPREFIQRRGRVLRKAPNKEKAIIYDLFVFPYDETYNYEIEPTEIEIFERELNRSLIFLESAIDSEDTLIKLLRLYRKLISLGGMNDAGGD, from the coding sequence ATGAATAAGCAGAATTTGATGAATACAGGAAATTTTAGGGATTTATCTCTAAAAAAGAGATACACTTCTTTAGACAATACGCTGGTTGACTTTTTTATTCCTGTAATTGCAAACTCCAAATATTATTACAGGGCAAGTGGATACTTCTCTTCATCAGTATTAGCTGCAGCAGCTAGAGGTCTTGTGTATTTTATCAATAATGGCGAAAAAATGTACCTAATAACAGGAGTTTTTCTGTCTAAAGATGATGTTGAAGCGATCAAAGAGGGATTGAAGACACCTCCAGAAGTACTTGAGGAAAAACTTCTGGAAGAACTTAGAAATGCAAATCTCGAGAGTCTTATAATACGAAAAAGGCTTGAAGTTCTTGCGTGGTTAGTTTCAAAGGGAAAGTTAGAAATTAAGTTGGCCATTCCTCACGACATAAGTAGTGCGGAGGATTATTCTGAAAATAAAGCAATATGGCACAGTAAATTTGCAATTTTTGAGGATTTTAATGGAAATAAATTGCATATTGAAGGTTCAATTAATGAAACTGCAAAAGGATGGATTGATAACGCAGAGTCTTTTTCAGTTCACAGAAGTTGGATAGATGAAGAAAAAGAGTATATAGCTTCTGCTGAGGAGGAATTCTGGGCTACTTGGAACAATGAAAACCCTAAAGTAAGGACTTATACGATTCCTGAGGCTGTAAAAAAAGAACTAATAAAAATTGCGCCCTCTGAGATTAAGGACATCGTAGATCCAGAAGAAGTTCTCATCAAGTATCCAGTTTCTGGCTCTCAAATTACGCCATGGCCTCATCAGGAAGAGGCAATTCAAGCATGGTATAGAAACCATAGGCGTGGTATTCTCTCTATGGCAACTGGTAGTGGAAAAACTTTGACAGCATTATTTGCAGTTAAACGTTTGCCTGAAGATACGTTTATAGTGTTATTAGTTCCATCAAAAGAGCTTGTAATTCAGTGGATAAGGGAGATCAGGAGAGTTTTTGTAAATGTGCCGATAATAATTTGTTCAAGTCAAAATCCAAATTGGAAAATCTTCTTGAGAGAGTTTATATGGGCATATCAAAAGAAACGCGGTAAAAAATTCATAATAGCAACAATTCGTTCAGCTAGTTCAGATACATTCATAGAGCTCATAAATCAAGAACTTGGAGGGAACTATGTTCTTGTAGTAGATGAGGTTCATAGGCTTGGTGCTAGGAAAAGTAGAAGAATTATGAGAGAACTTGATCCTGCTTTAGGACGACTTGGATTAAGTGCTACACCTGTAAGGATCTGGGATGATGTCGGAACTAAAATGATCATGGATTATTTTGGAGGCATAATTTATGAATATTCCCTAAAAGATGCAATTCGAGATAAAAGAATAGTTCCTTATGAATATCACGTTGAAATAGTTCCTCTTACTGAGGAAGAATTGTATCAATATAAAGAAATCTCAAGGAAAATTTACAGTACTTATAGACGGATACTTGCCAAGTATAATTTGCCAGAAAATACCTCACTTAGGGAAATTCTTGATATTTTAGAGGACAAGAGTGAAGCAATGTTACTCCAAAACTTGCTATTAAAGCGAGCTAAGATAATCAAAAAAGCGGAAAATAAAATCCAAAAAACAATAGAAATCATCGAGAAGAATAGAGATAAGTTGGGTAGATGCCTTATTTATTGCCAAGATACGGAGCAGTTGAATATCTTAGCAAAGGAAATGGCAAAAAGAGGATATAAATTCTTAAAATACTTGGGTGTTCAAGAAAAAGAAAAAAGAGTTGAGCATTTGCGCCTCTTTGAGGAAGGAGTTGTTAAGTTCCTATTGTCAATTAGATGTCTAGATGAAGGTATTGATATTCCAGCCAGTGATTCGGCAATAATTTTAGCTAGTAGCACAAATCCAAGGGAATTCATACAAAGGAGGGGGAGAGTACTTAGAAAAGCCCCTAATAAAGAAAAGGCAATTATTTACGATCTCTTCGTTTTTCCATATGATGAAACTTACAATTATGAAATTGAGCCAACGGAAATTGAAATTTTCGAGAGGGAACTCAATAGGAGTTTGATATTCTTAGAAAGTGCAATAGACTCAGAAGACACTTTAATCAAGCTTCTGAGGTTATACCGTAAGTTAATATCATTAGGAGGGATGAATGATGCCGGTGGAGATTGA